In Myxocyprinus asiaticus isolate MX2 ecotype Aquarium Trade chromosome 3, UBuf_Myxa_2, whole genome shotgun sequence, the following proteins share a genomic window:
- the LOC127427510 gene encoding GTPase Era, mitochondrial-like: MFLLFRETSLAMTLRLCETFLRRSLRFSNIRKLSAAPEHAPLYLRAGCSVFRPRILRNGLFHWTPVRLVSSDAFLDILQKGRAVVSEGGHCHHPVSVPSDSGHQLSSLLKDPDQPEKPKSLKVAIVGTANAGKSTLTNQLLGRKLFAVSEKVHTTRSRAAGVLTEDDTQIILLDTPGLTTPIKAKRHLLEESLSVDPFESLQEADLVVVLVDVSDKWTRNKLDYEVLKCLALNPDVPAILVLNKVDLLKNKMLLLDFTAQLTEGVVNGKKIRMQSALKPYRRLAAKPHSRHSEELSCESAEEESQESKNRLSREQLKALRRCSGWPHFKDVFMLSAVDREDVETLKKYLIEDAKPRQWQYHSELLTDQTPEDVCINTIREKLLEYLPQEVPYTMTQQIEIWKESEDGALDISIKLYVKKDSHMKMVIGPGGHLITRITQEARIDLMNIFLQEVRLKISAKLKK, translated from the exons ATGTTCCTGTTATTCAGAGAAACATCTTTAGCAATGACATTACGGCTTTGCGAGACCTTTTTACGGAGATCTCTGCGATTTTCGAACATCCGAAAACTGTCTGCAGCCCCAGAACATGCGCCACTGTATCTGCGAGCAG GTTGCTCAGTTTTTCGGCCTCGGATATTAAGGAATGGTCTCTTTCACTGGACTCCGGTCCGTTTGGTGTCCTCAGATGCTTTTTTGGACATATTGCAGAAGGGAAGAGCGGTTGTGTCCGAAGGGGGTCACTGTCATCACCCTGTCTCTGTCCCATCAGACAGCG GTCACCAACTTTCTTCATTGCTGAAAGATCCTGATCAGCCTGAAAAGCCCAAATCTCTTAAAGTGGCCATAGTGGGTACTGCGAATGCAGGGAAATCTACACTGACCAATCAGCTGCTGGGCAGAAAG CTCTTTGCCGTGTCAGAGAAAGTGCACACAACAAGATCACGTGCTGCTGGGGTTCTGACAGAGGATGACACGCAAATT ATTTTGTTGGACACCCCTGGTCTCACAACCCCAATAAAGGCTAAAAG ACACCTGCTGGAGGAATCACTTTCGGTGGATCCTTTTGAGTCCTTGCAAGAAGCGGATCTAG TGGTGGTATTAGTTGATGTCTCTGATAAATGGACCCGCAATAAGCTGGACTATGAGGTTTTGAAGTGTCTGGCCCTCAATCCAGATGTCCCTGCCATCCTTGTCCTCAATAAG GTGGACCTACTAAAGAACAAAATGTTGCTGCTTGACTTCACGGCACAGCTGACAGAGGGGGTGGTGAATGGAAAGAAGATCAGGATGCAGAGTGCGTTGAAACCGTACCGAAGATTAGCAGCCAAACCCCACAGCAGACACAGCGAAGAACTGAGTTGTGAGAGTGCAGAAGAGGAGTCTCAGGAGAGTAAAAACAGACTGAGCAGAGAGCAGCTGAAGGCTTTGAGGAGATGCAGTGGGTGGCCACATTTTAAGGATGTGTTCATGCTAAGCGCTGTCGACAGAGAAGATGTGGAAACATTAAAG AAGTACCTGATTGAAGATGCAAAGCCTCGCCAGTGGCAGTACCACAGTGAATTGCTTACAGATCAGACTCCTGAGGATGTGTGCATCAATACTATAAGAGAGAAACTTCTTGAGTATCTCCCTCAGGAGGTGCCGTACACTATGACCCAG CAAATTGAAATTTGGAAGGAGTCTGAGGATGGGGCACTCGACATATCAATCAAACTATAtgtgaagaaagacagtcatatg AAAATGGTTATTGGTCCTGGAGGTCATTTAATTACCAGAATAACTCAGGAAGCTAGAATTGACCTGATGAACATTTTCTTGCAAGAAGTGCGTCTAAAAATATCTGCGAAGTTGAAGAAGTGA